The nucleotide sequence CCGCGCGATGTTAACCTACGTTGATGACACCTCGTCACCGCGCAATGCCTATCCCGCGATGTGGGGGCCGTTCGCGCTGATCGGTGAAGGAGAGGTACGATAAACCGCCGCGCGGATTGTGCGTCGCAATAACCCTAGGAAACGCCGAAACATGCGTTTGGTTGCGCGATCATTCGTGATTTTTCGATGCGCGCGCTCAAGGCTGACATGCGCGACGTTTGGCGCGGTCCTTGAATAAACCAAATCCTGCGGGATCGGCTTGGCAACGCCAGCGTTCACCATTATTAGGTCGTCCAGCCGAGGCCGGACGGCCTGTAATTCACGGTGACCGCGGCGGCGCCATAGTTTGGTCGCGCTGAGTGTCGCGGGGTCTAGGAGGATTTTTTCGTGCAAGAGACGGGCGTGCGCAACGGTGCCTTCGGCGCCGACAAATTCGGCTTAAAGAATCTCAAGCAGGTTCACTGGAACCTCGGTGCGCCGCAACTCTATCAATACGCGCTCTCCGCGGGCGAGGCGGTGCTCTCTGCCGACGGCGCGCTCTGCGCCGACACCGGCGAGTTCACAGGCCGCAGCCCGAAGGACAAGTTCACGGTGCGTGACGCCACCACCGACAAGAAGATGTGGTGGGCCGGCAACCAGTCGATCACCGCAGAGCAGTTCGAGGCGCTCTATCAGGACTTTCTCAAGCACGCCGAAGGCAAGAGCCTGTTCGCGCAGGACCTCTATGGCGGCGCCGATCCGGCCTACCGGATCAAGACCCGCGTCTTCACCGAGCTCGCCTGGCACTCGCTGTTCATTCGCACGCTGCTGATCCGCCCCGAGGCGGTCGAGCTATCGAGCTTCACGCCGGAGCTCACCATCATCGACATGCCGAGCTTCCGCGCCGATCCCAAACGCCACGGCTGCAAGTCGGAGAACGTCGTCGCGATCGATTTCGCCCGCAAGATCGTCCTGATCGGCGGGTCTTATTATGCCGGCGAGATGAAGAAGTCGGTCTTCACCACGCTCAACTATTACCTGCCCGAGCGCGGCGTGATGCCGATGCATTGCTCGGCCAATGTCGGCGCCAAGGGTGATACCGCGATCTTCTTCGGGCTATCCGGCACCGGCAAGACCACGCTGTCGGCCGATCCCAACCGCACGCTGATCGGTGACGATGAGCACGGCTGGGGCCCGAACGGCGTCTTCAACTTCGAAGGCGGCTGCTACGCCAAGTGCATCAAGCTGTCGCAGGAAGCCGAGCCCGAGATCTACGCGGCCTCGACGCGCTTCGGCGCCGTGCTCGAGAACTGCGTGCTCGACGAAGACACCCGCGTGGTGGATTTCGACGACGGCTCCAAGACCGAGAACACGCGCTCTGCGTACCCGCTCGACTTCATCCCGAACGCTTCCCGCACTGGCCGCGCCCCGCAGCCGAAGAACGTCGTGATGCTCGCGGCTGACGCCTTCGGCGTCTTGCCGCCGATCGCAAAGCTCTCGCCGGCGCAGGCGATGTATCACTTCCTGTCCGGCTACACGGCCAAGGTCGCGGGCACCGAGCGCGGTCTCGGCAACGAGCCGCAGCCGGAATTCTCGACCTGCTTCGGCTCGCCCTTCCTGCCGCTCGACCCGTCCGTCTACGGCAACATGTTGCGCGACCTCATCGCCCAGCACAATGTCGATTGCTGGCTGGTCAACACCGGCTGGACCGGCGGCAAGTACGGCACGGGTTCGCGCATGCCGATCAAGGTGACGCGCGCGCTGCTCACCGCCGCGCTCGACGGCTCGCTTCGCAACGTCGAATTCCGCACCGACAAGTATTTCGGCTTCGCGGTCCCGACCGCGCTGCCGGGCGTGCCGAGCGAAATCCTCAATCCGGTCAACACCTGGAAGGACAAGGACGAGTTCGACAAGACCGCCCGCGCGCTGGTCGGCATGTTCCAGAAGAACTTCGCCAAGTTCGAAGCCCAGGTCGACGCCGAGGTGCGCGCCGCCGCGCCGGACGTGAAGCTGGCGGCGGAGTAAGTTTTCGCAAGACGTGATTGACGCAGAAGGGCGGCTTGATCAGCCGCCCTTTCTTTTGCGGCCTGAGCATCGTCAGGCTGCCTAGCTTCGATCTCTCGCCGCCATCCTGAGGTGGCCGCTTCTTCAGCGGCCCTCGAAGGGCGGCCGTTCATCCTTCGAGGCTCGTACGCGGCGCGATCGCGCCGCGCGCTCCCACCTCAAGATGAGGGGTCTAGCTAGCCGGTGCATTGCTTGCGATATTCTGCTGGAGTCGCACTCATGTGCCTGCGAAAGATCCGGTTGAGATGGCTCTGGTCGGAGAATCCGCTCAACAGGGCGATCTCCTTCAGGGCAAGGCGGTCCTTGCGCAGATATTCGCAGGCGCGCTTCACCTTGCGGGTGAGGACGTAGGCGTGCGGGCGCATGCCATAATGCACCTGGAACTTGCGGGTGAACTGCACCGGCGTGCAGTGGCAGATGCTGGCCAGTTCGTCGAGCGTGATATTCCGGAAGATGTTCTGCTCGATATAGTCTTCGATCATCCGTGCATGCGCCGGCCTGAAGCGCCCTTGCGCACAGGGCAGCTTGAACTGCACTGAGGCATATTTTCGCAGGATGTGGACGCTCGCCTGAAGTGCCATGGCGTCGTAGCAGAGCCGGCCGCCCGGACCTCCTGCGGAAACCTCCCGTACCATCTGGTCACCGATCCAGGTCAGGACTGGATCCTCGATCCTGAGCAGATCATGAAGCTCGACGGCTTCGGCATCTCGGTCAAAAGCCTCGCTTGCGGTCTTCGCCATGAGACTAGGCGAGATGTAGAAATGACTGACCTCGATGTCATGGCACCATCGCCAGTTCGAGGCTTCGGCCCGCGTCAGCAGTGTCGTGACGCCGCGGCCGACCCGATCCTGCTTCCAGGATCCGGTCACGCGGCGCTTCATCGCCGTGGTGCCTTCGCGATAGATCACGATCAGAAAGTCTTGGGTCGGCGGCACCCAGATGTCTGATGGCGCATAGCGGAACACGCGCAGCCGAAAATCGGCTTTGCCCACTGCCGAACTGTCCAGCATCATTTCGCCAGGAGCATAGCGTGGCAGCTCCTCGATCGTGATGAACTGGCCCATCGCGTGAGCCTCCCTCCCTGGAGTTTTGGCATGGTCGACTGCTTGTCGTTCTCATTGGCCGATCGGCAGGCAGCAGCATAGGCCGGATTTGCCATTTGCCAAGCGAGCTCTGCTGAGGTCGGCGCCGGTTCGGCAGGCCTCCGGCTTCATTCAAAGGATTGTCGGTTTCGTTCAAGCCGGGAACGCAGCCCGCCTCGTAGCCTCCCTCGCGTTCCGAGCAAGTGCGGAAGAACGGTGAAAAACCGCAGGCACTCGCGGGACCGACAAATGGCGCGATGCACCACCATCCGACCGCACGACGGGTGGGAAAGGCCGCGCGCTCTGGAAATACCTAGGAGGGAAAAATGGCGGAAACGGCGACCAAACCCAATGGAAGCAATGGCGCGCATGTAACGACGAAATTCGACGCGGTGGTTGTTGGAGCCGGCGTCGCCGGGCTCTATCAGCTCTACCGTCTGCGCGAACAGGGATTGAAGGTCAGAGTGATTGACGCGGGCGCAGGCGTGGGCGGCACCTGGTATTGGAATCGGTATCCCGGCGCCCGCTTCGATTCAGAGAGCCACATCTACCAGTATCTGTTCTCCGAGGAGCTCTACAGGGGATGGAGCTGGAGCGAGAAATATCCCGGCCAGCCGGAAATCGAACGCTGGCTCAACTACGTCGCCGACCGCCTCGATCTGCGCAAGGACATCCAGTTCGGGACGATCGTCAAGAGCGCCCATTTCAACGAAGCCACACAGCGCTGGCTGGTCACGACCGACGGGGGTGACGTGATCGACACCCAGTTTCTGATCACCTGTTGCGGCATGCTCTCGGCCCCGCACGTGTCGTTTCCGGGACAGGAGACGTTCAAAGGGCAGTTGTTCCACACGGCGCGCTGGCCCAGGGAGCCGATCGACTTTGCCGGCAAGCGCGTCGGCGTCATCGGCAACGGCGCAACCGGCATCCAGGTCATCCAGACGATCGCCGGCCAGGTCGGTCATTTGAAAGTCTTTGTTCGCACGCCGCAATACATGATTCCGATGAAGAATCCCAAGTACAGCGACGAAGATGCAGAGGCCTACAAGTCGAAATTCCAGCACCTCACGGAGCGCCTGCCGCATACCTTCACCGGGTTCGAATACGATTTCGAGCACGCCTGGGCCGGACTATCGCCAGAACGGCGCCGGGAGGTGATCGAGGATTGCTGGAACGACGGCTCCCTGAAGCTATGGATCTCGTCCTTCGCCGAGTTGTTCTTCGACGCCGAAGTCAACGCCGAAATCTCGGACTTCGTGCGCGAGAAGATGCGCGAGCGACTGAAGGATCAGAAGCTGTGCGAAGCCTTGATTCCGGCCGACTACGGTTTCGGGACGCATCGGGTGCCACTGGAGCAGAACTTCCTCGAGGCCTTCCATCGCCCCAATGTCGAGATCGTCAGCGTCAAGGCCAATCCGATCGAACGCGTGACGCCCACGGGTATCCAAACCGCGGACGGGACGATCCACGAGCTCGACGTCATCGTTCTGGCGACTGGATTCGACGCCGGAACCGGCGCGTTGACGCGCATCGATATCAGGGGCCGCGGTGGGCGGTCGCTGAAGGAGGATTGGAGCAAGGATATCCGCACCACGATGGGCTTGCAGGTTCACGGCTATCCGAACCTGTTCACGACCGGGGTGCCCCTGGCTCCGTCGGCTGCGCTCTGCAACATGACGACCTGCCTCCAGCAGCAGGTCGAATGGATCGACGATTGCATCAGGTTCGTGCGTACGAAGAACCTGAAGGTGGTCGAGCCGACCAAGGATGCCGAAGACGGATGGGTGGCGCATCACGATGAGATCGCCAATGCGACGCTGATCGCGAAGACCAATTCCTGGTACCTGGGCTCGAACGTCGAAGGCAAACCGCGCCGCGTTCTGTCCTACTGCGGGGGCGTCGGCGCCTATCGGCAGAAATGCAACGAGGTCGCCGCCGGCGGCTACCAGGGTTTCACCATGAATTGAGTGCTCGCGAGG is from Bradyrhizobium xenonodulans and encodes:
- a CDS encoding phosphoenolpyruvate carboxykinase, producing MQETGVRNGAFGADKFGLKNLKQVHWNLGAPQLYQYALSAGEAVLSADGALCADTGEFTGRSPKDKFTVRDATTDKKMWWAGNQSITAEQFEALYQDFLKHAEGKSLFAQDLYGGADPAYRIKTRVFTELAWHSLFIRTLLIRPEAVELSSFTPELTIIDMPSFRADPKRHGCKSENVVAIDFARKIVLIGGSYYAGEMKKSVFTTLNYYLPERGVMPMHCSANVGAKGDTAIFFGLSGTGKTTLSADPNRTLIGDDEHGWGPNGVFNFEGGCYAKCIKLSQEAEPEIYAASTRFGAVLENCVLDEDTRVVDFDDGSKTENTRSAYPLDFIPNASRTGRAPQPKNVVMLAADAFGVLPPIAKLSPAQAMYHFLSGYTAKVAGTERGLGNEPQPEFSTCFGSPFLPLDPSVYGNMLRDLIAQHNVDCWLVNTGWTGGKYGTGSRMPIKVTRALLTAALDGSLRNVEFRTDKYFGFAVPTALPGVPSEILNPVNTWKDKDEFDKTARALVGMFQKNFAKFEAQVDAEVRAAAPDVKLAAE
- a CDS encoding helix-turn-helix transcriptional regulator is translated as MGQFITIEELPRYAPGEMMLDSSAVGKADFRLRVFRYAPSDIWVPPTQDFLIVIYREGTTAMKRRVTGSWKQDRVGRGVTTLLTRAEASNWRWCHDIEVSHFYISPSLMAKTASEAFDRDAEAVELHDLLRIEDPVLTWIGDQMVREVSAGGPGGRLCYDAMALQASVHILRKYASVQFKLPCAQGRFRPAHARMIEDYIEQNIFRNITLDELASICHCTPVQFTRKFQVHYGMRPHAYVLTRKVKRACEYLRKDRLALKEIALLSGFSDQSHLNRIFRRHMSATPAEYRKQCTG
- a CDS encoding flavin-containing monooxygenase, with the translated sequence MAETATKPNGSNGAHVTTKFDAVVVGAGVAGLYQLYRLREQGLKVRVIDAGAGVGGTWYWNRYPGARFDSESHIYQYLFSEELYRGWSWSEKYPGQPEIERWLNYVADRLDLRKDIQFGTIVKSAHFNEATQRWLVTTDGGDVIDTQFLITCCGMLSAPHVSFPGQETFKGQLFHTARWPREPIDFAGKRVGVIGNGATGIQVIQTIAGQVGHLKVFVRTPQYMIPMKNPKYSDEDAEAYKSKFQHLTERLPHTFTGFEYDFEHAWAGLSPERRREVIEDCWNDGSLKLWISSFAELFFDAEVNAEISDFVREKMRERLKDQKLCEALIPADYGFGTHRVPLEQNFLEAFHRPNVEIVSVKANPIERVTPTGIQTADGTIHELDVIVLATGFDAGTGALTRIDIRGRGGRSLKEDWSKDIRTTMGLQVHGYPNLFTTGVPLAPSAALCNMTTCLQQQVEWIDDCIRFVRTKNLKVVEPTKDAEDGWVAHHDEIANATLIAKTNSWYLGSNVEGKPRRVLSYCGGVGAYRQKCNEVAAGGYQGFTMN